The following DNA comes from Croceicoccus sp. YJ47.
GACACGGAAAAGCGCGACGAGATGCGCAGCCGCAAGCCGGACGCGCGCACCGTCCCGCAGATCTTCATCGACGATCAGGCGATTGGCGGATCGGACGATCTCATGGCGCTCGACCGCGCGGGCAAGCTGGATACGATGCTGGGGCGCTGAATGACGCGCATCGCGCTCTATCAGGCGACTACGGGGATCGATCCGGCGCGGAACGCCGCCGATCTCGTCGATGCGGTACGCGGCGCGGCGAACGGCGGCGCGCAAATGCTGTTCACCCCGGAGATGAGCGGCCTGCTGGA
Coding sequences within:
- the grxC gene encoding glutaredoxin 3, with product MNDNRAAPKVELYTKFGCPYCHRAIDLFQKKDVAFTEYDITTDTEKRDEMRSRKPDARTVPQIFIDDQAIGGSDDLMALDRAGKLDTMLGR